The following nucleotide sequence is from Acidimicrobiia bacterium.
CAGCACACCCTTGTACTGCCGGAAATAAATTCTCGACAATCCAAATTCCAATTATCTGTAGAAGCTCACGCTAGCTTTCTCACTCGGCGAACTGTCTCAACTGTCGCCGCAGCAGCTCGTGTCCTAGTTCTCTGGCAAGAGCGGCAAGTTCTCCCAAAGTGGATCTGGCGATCTTTTGCGCTTCTGGATTTTTTTGTTTCATAACTGGCTCGACGAGCTGCTCAAAAAGCGCTACCTCTTTGTCCACGAAAACTTTGTACATGCGCAGATGCCTAGCCTCTAGGCCGTGACGCATCATCGCCTTGGCTAGCCTGCACACTTTGAGATCTTCCTCGGTGTAGAACTTTCCTTCCGCTGAAACCTTCGCTTCGATCAGTCCATACTTGTCCAGTTCGCCGATGGCATCGAGGCTCAGATCGGCAGCGTCGGCAAGCCCTTCTTTAGAGAAGGTGCGGAGTCCCTCAGAAGTATCGATCGGCTCCCCTCGCACATCTAGTGCATCCGCACCTCCGGCCCCGCTCTCTAGACTGGACAGACCTCCATCTCGCTCTATGCTAGAAAGCTGTTTCTTTATGACCTTTAGAGGAAGGAAACGCTCCTTTTGCTGGCTCAGGATGTACTTGAGTCTTTCGACATCTTCCTGGTAAAACTTGCGGTAACCACTAGGTGTTCGCTCTGGCTGTAGAAGACCCTGGCTCTCTAGGAAACGAATCTTGGAGATAGTGACGTCAGGAAATTCTTCTTTCAGGAGATTGAGGACCTCTCCGATTGTCAGATGAGCGCGTTCTTGCTTGGAACTCATACCACGGTACTAGGGGGTGCCGGCCCCCTCGCCGCCTCAGCACCGGCGACAAAAACGAGCTTGTAGCGGCCGATTTGAATCTCGTCACCTGTTGATAAACGCGCCTGGTCAACTCGTTTCTTATTGACGTATGTGCCGTTGAGGCTTCCGGCGTCTTTTATGAAGAAGTATCCTTCTGGATCCTTGCTGAGTTCGGCGTGACGTCTGCTTACTGTTACGTCGTCAAGCTGAATGTCGGAATCCGGATGACGTCCTACGGTTGTAACCTCGTTTTCCAAGAAGTAACGCGAGCCTTGATTCGGACCTCTTATCACGACGAGAACTCCCTGCCCTGCCTCCAATGACGGAAGCTCTCCAACCTCCAGTCCCGATTCCTCACTCCCCTCTAAATCAACGAGCGTTACTGTCGACTCGTCTCCCTCTAGCCTGGTACCGCAGTGTGAGCAGAAGTTGGCGCCCTCTTCGGTGCCTCGGCCACAATTTGGGCAGTGTCTCTGACTCATCCCTCCCCCGAC
It contains:
- a CDS encoding MerR family transcriptional regulator; this encodes MSSKQERAHLTIGEVLNLLKEEFPDVTISKIRFLESQGLLQPERTPSGYRKFYQEDVERLKYILSQQKERFLPLKVIKKQLSSIERDGGLSSLESGAGGADALDVRGEPIDTSEGLRTFSKEGLADAADLSLDAIGELDKYGLIEAKVSAEGKFYTEEDLKVCRLAKAMMRHGLEARHLRMYKVFVDKEVALFEQLVEPVMKQKNPEAQKIARSTLGELAALARELGHELLRRQLRQFAE